GCCCGCACAAGCGGTGGAGCATGTGGTTTAATTCGAAGCAACGCGAAGAACCTTACCAGGTCTTGACATCCTCTGACAATCCTAGAGATAGGACGTTCCCCTTCGGGGGACAGAGTGACAGGTGGTGCATGGTTGTCGTCAGCTCGTGTCGTGAGATGTTGGGTTAAGTCCCGCAACGAGCGCAACCCTTGATCTTAGTTGCCAGCATTCAGTTGGGCACTCTAAGGTGACTGCCGGTGACAAACCGGAGGAAGGTGGGGATGACGTCAAATCATCATGCCCCTTATGACCTGGGCTACACACGTGCTACAATGGATGGTACAAAGGGCTGCGAAACCGCAAGGTTAAGCCAATCCCATAAAACCATTCTCAGTTCGGATTGTAGGCTGCAACTCGCCTACATGAAGCCGGAATCGCTAGTAATCGCGGATCAGCATGCCGCGGTGAATACGTTCCCGGGCCTTGTACACACCGCCCGTCACACCACGAGAGTTTGTAACACCCGAAGTCGGTGGGGTAACCGTAAGGAGCCAGCCGCCTAAGGTGGGACAGATGATTGGGGTGAAGTCGTAACAAGGTAGCCGTATCGGAAGGTGCGGCTGGATCACCTCCTTTCTAAGGATACAAGCTGGACGTATGAGCCAGACAAAAATAGTTTGTTTGATTGTTTATTGTTTGTTTAGTTTTGAGAGTGCAAATTCTCATTATATTTCGTTGTGGGGGCCTATAGCTCAGCTGGTTAGAGCGCACGCCTGATAAGCGTGAGGTCGATGGTTCGAGTCCATTTAGGCCCACCATATTCCATAACGGGGCCTTAGCTCAGCTGGGAGAGCGCCTGCTTTGCACGCAGGAGGTCAGCGGTTCGATCCCGCTAGGCTCCACCAAAATTCGTTCTTTGAAAACTAGATAATCGTAAGAAGAAGCAAAGTAAACATCGAGTAATCGCCATTTTAGTTTTCTCTCTATTTTTAATAGAGAAATAAACCTTTTAGGTTAAGTTAGAAAGGGCGCACGGTGAATGCCTTGGCACTAGGAGCCGATGAAGGACGGGACTAACACCGATATGCTTCGGGGAGCTGTAAGTAAGCTTTGATCCGGAGATTTCCGAATGGGGGAACCCACTGTTCGTAATGGAACAGTATCTTTACCTGAATACATAGGGTATTGAAGGCATACCCGGGGAACTGAAACATCTAAGTACCCGGAGGAAGAGAAAGCAAACGCGATTCCCTGAGTAGCGGCGAGCGAAACGGGACATAGCCCAAACCAAGAGGCTTGCCTCTTGGGGTTGTAGGACACTCTACATGGAGTTACAAAGGAACGGGGTAAATGAAGCGACCTGGAAAGGTCCGTCATAGAAGGTAAAAGCCCTGTAGTTGAAACTTCGTTCCCTCCTGAGTGGATCCTGAGTACGGCCGGACACGTGAAATCCGGTCGGAAGCAGGGAGGACCATCTCCCAAGGCTAAATACTCCCTAGTGACCGATAGTGAACCAGTACCGTGAGGGAAAGGTGAAAAGCACCCCGGAAGGGGAGTGAAATAGTTCCTGAAACCGTGTGCCTACAAGTAGTTAGAGCCCGTTTATGGGTGATAGCGTGCCTTTTGTAGAATGAACCGGCGAGTTACGATTACATGCAAGGTTAAGTTGAAGAGACGGAGCCGCAGCGAAAGCGAGTCTGAATAGGGCGAATGAGTATGTGGTCGTAGACCCGAAACCAGGTGATCTACCCATGTCCAGGGTGAAGTCCAGGTAACACTGGATGGAGGCCCGAACCCACGCACGTTGAAAAGTGCGGGGATGAGGTGTGGGTAGCGGAGAAATTCCAATCGAACTTGGAGATAGCTGGTTCTCTCCGAAATAGCTTTAGGGCTAGCCTCACGTAGTTAGAGTCTTGGAGGTAGAGCACTGTTTGGACTAGGGGCCCTCATCGGGTTACCGAATTCAGACAAACTCCGAATGCCAAAGACTTATCCGTGGGAGTCAGACTGCGAGTGATAAGATCCGTAGTCAAAAGGGAAACAGCCCAGACCACCAGCTAAGGTCCCAAAGTATACGTTAAGTGGAAAAGGATGTGGAGTTGCTTAGACAACCAGGATGTTGGCTTAGAAGCAGCCACCATTTAAAGAGTGCGTAATAGCTCACTGGTCGAGTGACTCTGCGCCGAAAATGTACCGGGGCTAAACGTATCACCGAAGCTGTGGATTGACACCGTAGGTGTCAGTGGTAGGAGAGCGTTCTAAGGGCGTTGAAGCTAGACCGTAAGGACTGGTGGAGCGCTTAGAAGTGAGAATGCCGGTATGAGTAGCGAAAGATGAGTGAGAATCTCATCCACCGTATGCCTAAGGTTTCCTGAGGAAGGCTCGTCCGCTCAGGGTTAGTCGGGACCTAAGCCGAGGCCGAAAGGCGTAGGCGATGGACAACAGGTTGATATTCCTGTACCACCTCTTTATCGTTTGAGTGATGGGGGGACGCAGGAGGATAGGGTAAGCGCGCTGTTGGATATGCGCGTCTAAGCAGTTAGGCTGGTAAGTAGGAAAATCCGCTTACCGCAAGGGCTGAGCTGTGACAGCGAGGGAAATATAGTACCGAAGTTCCTGATTCCACACTGCCAAGAAAAGCCTCTAGCGAGATAAAAGGTGCCCGTACCGCAAACCGACACAGGTAGGCGAGGAGAGAATCCTAAGGTGAGCGAGAGAACTCTCGTTAAGGAACTCGGCAAAATGACCCCGTAACTTCGGGAGAAGGGGTGCTCTTTGGGGTTCATAGCCTCGAAGAGCCGCAGTGAATAGGCCCAGGCGACTGTTTAGCAAAAACACAGGTCTCTGCGAAGCCGCAAGGCGAAGTATAGGGGCTGACGCCTGCCCGGTGCTGGAAGGTTAAGAGGAGGGGTTAGCGCAAGCGAAGCTCTGAATCGAAGCCCCAGTAAACGGCGGCCGTAACTATAACGGTCCTAAGGTAGCGAAATTCCTTGTCGGGTAAGTTCCGACCCGCACGAAAGGCGTAACGATCTGGGCACTGTCTCAACGAGAGACTCGGTGAAATTATAGTACCTGTGAAGATGCAGGTTACCCGCGACAGGACGGAAAGACCCCGTGGAGCTTTACTGTAGCCTGATATTGAATTTTGGTACAGCTTGTACAGGATAGGTAGGAGCCGTAGAAACCGGAGCGCTAGCTTCGGTGGAGGCGTCGGTGGGATACTACCCTGGCTGTATTGAAATTCTAACCCGCACCCCTAATCGGGGTGGGAGACAGTGTCAGGTGGGCAGTTTGACTGGGGCGGTCGCCTCCTAAAGAGTAACGGAGGCGCCCAAAGGTTCCCTCAGAATGGTTGGAAATCATTCGTAGAGTGTAAAGGCACAAGGGAGCTTGACTGCGAGACCTACAAGTCGAGCAGGGACGAAAGTCGGGCTTAGTGATCCGGTGGTTCCGCATGGAAGGGCCATCGCTCAACGGATAAAAGCTACCCCGGGGATAACAGGCTTATCTCCCCCAAGAGTCCACATCGACGGGGAGGTTTGGCACCTCGATGTCGGCTCATCGCATCCTGGGGCTGTAGTCGGTCCCAAGGGTTGGGCTGTTCGCCCATTAAAGCGGTACGCGAGCTGGGTTCAGAACGTCGTGAGACAGTTCGGTCCCTATCCGTCGTGGGCGCAGGAAATTTGAGAGGAGCTGTCCTTAGTACGAGAGGACCGGGATGGACGCACCGCTGGTGTACCAGTTGTCTTGCCAAAGGCATCGCTGGGTAGCTATGTGCGGACGGGATAAGTGCTGAAAGCATCTAAGCATGAAGCCCCCCTCAAGATGAGATTTCCCATAGCGTCAAGCTAGTAAGATCCCTGAAAGATGATCAGGTTGATAGGTCAGAGGTGGAAGCATGGCGACATGTGGAGCTGACTGATACTAATCGATCGAGGACTTAACCAAGTTTTAAAGCGAACTCGTTTTTACAACACTTCTTCTGCATTATCTAGTTTTGAGGGAATGAAACCTCAAGCAAAAATAGTCTGGCAATAATGGCGAGAAGGTCACACCCGTTCCCATACCGAACACGGAAGTTAAGCTTCTCAGCGCCGATGGTAGTTGGGACTTTGTCCCTGTGAGAGTAGGACGTTGCCAGGCATATCAAAGGACAACCTGAAAAGGTTGTCCTTTTACTTTTTATCAGTAAAGTGAAAACTTCAAGTAAAAAAGTACGAAGTGTTTATTAAGAAAACATTTATAGACATACACCCAATTGAAGATTACGACATACTATATTAATGGCGAAAGAGAATTCGAAAAATTGTATACAAATTAAAAATTAAGGACAGAATGGGTGTATGGAGGTGGAGGGATTGAGTTCATTTTTAGCACATAAACATTATGTGGAAACGTGCGTTATTTGTGAGAATCTAAAACCAAAAGGCATACATCTATACACTTCTTTTATTTGTACAGAATGTGAAAATGATTTAATTCAAACTGATACAAATGATCCAAAATATAAATATTTTCTAAAACAGCTAAAAAAAATAACAAACCCAGAAATTTTTTCCTAAAAAGTCCTTTGATAGTGTATTAACAGGCAATAGGGACCCCCTCCAAAAATTTAAAGGAACTAAATAGAATAAGCGGGGAGGCAACTGCCCGTAAAAGCCCGATTGGTTTAACTAACAATTAGTGGTGGAAAATAATCCCCACTGATTGAAGTTTCACCCTAAGGGCTTTATTTTTTTACGAAAAATAGGAAAGGCTATCGTTTTTTGTTAAAATAGATAAGACTCTAATAAGGAAGATAAAATATGAACACTCAATGGAAAAAACCTTTATACGAAGCATTAATGAAACATGTAAACAAGGAGCCAATTTCTTTTCATGTCCCTGGACATAAATATGGATTAATTGATCAATCAGATGAAGATCATTTTTTTAATAAACTATTGAAAATTGATGCCACAGAGTTATCGGGTTTAGATGATCTCCATTCGCCTGAAGGGGCGATATTGGAAGCGGAAATGCTTTTAGCTGATTTATATCACACGAAAAAAAGTTTTTTTCTTGTGAATGGTTCAACAGTAGGTAACCTTGCGATGATTATGGCGGCCTGCTCGGAAGGGACACAAGTCCTTGTAGAAAGAAATTGTCATAAGTCTGTGTTAAATGCTCTTAAATTAGCGAAAGCAAGGCCAGTGTTCCTAGAGCCGGAATTTAATCAGGAGTGGAAAATAGCAGCAGGCGTTAGTGTGGAAACGGTAAAACAGGCTATCAACCGATATCCAGACGCAAAAGCCATCATTTTGACTTATCCCAACTATTATGGAATGACCTATGATTTACAAGAAATTATTCATCTGTCTCACCATCATCATATTCCTGTATTGGTTGATGAAGCACATGGACCTCATTTCATCGTAGGGGAACCTTTTCCAGCATCAGCTGTTCAATTAGGTGCAGATATGATCGTTCAATCAGCACACAAGACACTTCCCGCAATGACAATGGGTTCTTTTTTACATGTTAATAGTGACTTGATCAACATGGAGAAGGTAAAGGAATACCTTGAAGTATTCCAATCCAGCAGCCCATCGTACCCAATAATGGCATCACTGGATTTAGCAAGGAATTACTTAGGTACATATGAACAAAAGGATTTATCTTTTTTGCTTACTGAAATTAAGCACTTTAAAGAGGAATTAGCTAAAATTCCAACGATTAAAGTGCTAGATTTTCCACTAAACCATGGTGATTTGCTAAAAATTACTATTCAATCAAGATGTGAGCTAAACGGATTTGAGCTCCAAAAGAGATTAGAAGAGTCAGGGATTTATACAGAACTAGCAGATCCAAATAATGTGTTATTTATTTTGCCATTATTGAAGGATGGGCAGCGTTATCCATTCCAAGAGGCAGCAAAGAAAATACAAAAGGCTCTTTTAGGTTTGTCTTTTTTCGAAGTGAAGGAAGAATTCATAATGGATCGTTACAAGATCTCTGAGCTAGCTATTCCCTATGAAGATATGGTAAGCCTAACCGTGAAAGAGGTAATTATTACTGAAGCAGCGGGATTTACTTGTGCGGAAACGATCATCCCCTATCCACCGGGGGTTCCATTATTATTAAAGGGCGAGAGAATAACAGGGGAAAAACTTAACCGGCTTAATCGACTGTTACAATCCGGGGCAAGGTTTCAAGGTGGCTCCACGATAAAAAAAGGTAGGATAAAGATATTTAGTACAACTTAAGAAACATACATTTTGGAGGGTATATTTTAATGAGCAGCGGAACATTTATTACGTTTGAAGGACCGGATGGAGCGGGCAAGACAACGATTATTAAATTGATAGCCCAAGAGCTTAACAATGTACTTCTTACAAGGGAACCAGGCGGGATTGAAATAGCTGAGCAAATTCGCAGAGTTATTTTAGATAAAGGAAATACGGCAATGGATTCCCGAACTGAAGCACTGCTTTATGCAGCAGCACGGAGACAGCATTTAATTGAAAAGGTAAAGCCGGCATTAGACAAGGGAAGAGTTGTTTTATGTGATCGGTTTGTTGATAGTTCATTGGCATATCAGGGCTATGCACGGGGGTTAGGAATGGACGAGGTGTTTACGATTAATCAATTTGCAATCGAGGACTTCATGCCTGAACTGACAATCTACTTTGATATTGAACCAGAGGTAGGGTTAAAGCGGATTAATAAAAATAAAGGGCGAGAAATTAACCGACTGGATTTAGAGGATCTTGATTTCCACAAAAAAGTAAGAGAGGGATATCACCTATTAATGGAACGTTTTCCACATAGAATTGTGCGGATTGATGCTTCCGGTACAGTGGATGAGGTTTTTCAAAAAACGATGCAGCTTGTAGAAGCAAAATTAGCAGAAAAAAAGCCTTCAATATAAGGCTTTTTTTCGTGGGAAAAGGGCGGAGCGCAGCAATATTATGCTGGTTATCTTGTCTAACTGTGAAAAATACATATACCATTTTGGATTAGTGAAGCTAAGCTCTGCTCACACCGCTTTTTGTTTTTTCTAAAAAAATATTAAATTTATAGCGTGTTCCTTCTACTTGCAAATGTAAGCAGGACAATTACCTGTTATAATATAGATAGTGGAAACTAGAGTTGTAATAAATAGAGGAGAGGGTGTTTTCAAATGAAACTCATCATAGCCGTTGTACAAGATCAGGATAGCAATCGTTTATCTAAAGCATTAGTCGATAATAATTTTAGAGCGACCAAA
The DNA window shown above is from Neobacillus sp. WH10 and carries:
- a CDS encoding aminotransferase class I/II-fold pyridoxal phosphate-dependent enzyme codes for the protein MNTQWKKPLYEALMKHVNKEPISFHVPGHKYGLIDQSDEDHFFNKLLKIDATELSGLDDLHSPEGAILEAEMLLADLYHTKKSFFLVNGSTVGNLAMIMAACSEGTQVLVERNCHKSVLNALKLAKARPVFLEPEFNQEWKIAAGVSVETVKQAINRYPDAKAIILTYPNYYGMTYDLQEIIHLSHHHHIPVLVDEAHGPHFIVGEPFPASAVQLGADMIVQSAHKTLPAMTMGSFLHVNSDLINMEKVKEYLEVFQSSSPSYPIMASLDLARNYLGTYEQKDLSFLLTEIKHFKEELAKIPTIKVLDFPLNHGDLLKITIQSRCELNGFELQKRLEESGIYTELADPNNVLFILPLLKDGQRYPFQEAAKKIQKALLGLSFFEVKEEFIMDRYKISELAIPYEDMVSLTVKEVIITEAAGFTCAETIIPYPPGVPLLLKGERITGEKLNRLNRLLQSGARFQGGSTIKKGRIKIFSTT
- the tmk gene encoding dTMP kinase, which produces MSSGTFITFEGPDGAGKTTIIKLIAQELNNVLLTREPGGIEIAEQIRRVILDKGNTAMDSRTEALLYAAARRQHLIEKVKPALDKGRVVLCDRFVDSSLAYQGYARGLGMDEVFTINQFAIEDFMPELTIYFDIEPEVGLKRINKNKGREINRLDLEDLDFHKKVREGYHLLMERFPHRIVRIDASGTVDEVFQKTMQLVEAKLAEKKPSI
- a CDS encoding sigma factor G inhibitor Gin; amino-acid sequence: MEVEGLSSFLAHKHYVETCVICENLKPKGIHLYTSFICTECENDLIQTDTNDPKYKYFLKQLKKITNPEIFS